GCGGGCCATGAGGTCTTGCCCGCCGTCGCCGTAGTTGCCGAAGAGGAGGTTGCGGATGTCGTTGATGGCCATGACGTCCGTGGCCTGGGAATCGCCGTCCGCGTCTCCCTTGAGGATCGGCCCGATGTCGGACGAGGTGTGCCCGGTGAGCGGGTCGACGACGCCGGCCGGGTTCAACAGGTCCGCGTCGAAGAAGTCTTCCGAGAGGGGAATCGACGACCCGTCCGCGCTGGCGTCCGCGATGTCGGTTCCCTGGTTGGTTTGCCGCTCGATCGCGCTACTCAACAGACTGTGGCCGAACCGGAAAGCCACGGTGGAGAACTCGTTGGCGATCGCGGGATTGACATTGGGGTTGTAGCCGGAATAAGGCGCGAGAGCTTGTGAGCCCAGGACGGCGGGAATCCATTCGTTGTAAACGATGTCCTGGTATTCCGCGATGTTGATCTTTCGGGCTTCCTGGTAGAGCTGTTCGTCGGTCCAGGTCGGGTTGAGCTTCTGGAATTCGGCCGCGAGGCGGTTGTGGTTTCGGACGAAGAGCGTCTGGAGGGCGGTCAGTTCCAGATTCTCGTTGCCCCGGATGTCTCCGGTCGCGAACAGTGCGCTCATGGACAGGCCACCCTCGTTTTGCTCGCCCCCCTCGGCCGCGTTGAGGGCGGCCAGTTGTTGTGGGGTGAAATACGTCGAGTTGTCGTAGGGCAGCATGTTACCCGGGCTCGTCTTGAGCAAGCCGCCCGAGTGTGTGCGGAGCGCGTCGGCCGTGGCCGCGTCCGACCCGTAGATTTGCGACAGGTCGAGGTACGCGGTGACGTCCGTTACCTGCTGTCGCGGGTTGCCGACGCCGGTCCCGGTCGAGGGGTCGTACAGCGACCGGGTGAAGGGGAGGGCGTCCGGGCCGATCGGGTCGGTGGCGGAGACGGTGATCGGGAACGATGCGCCGCCGTCGGGCGTCAGGGACATGTCGTGGTCCATGAACTGGCCGAATGCGTAAGCGAAATCGGACAGGCTCTGCTGGTCGACGGTCTGGATGTCTTCCGACGGGTCGGCCGGGTCGGCCTGTGAATTCAAGATGTTGCTGATCGCCCGGGCACTCTGGTCCTGGGCAGGGCGGGGGAACTGACGCCGTCGGCGTACCCGACCGGGGCGAGCCGGATGAGGTCGGTCCCGGCCGTCCCATAGGTCGGGTTGGCGATATTGTTGTTGGTTTCGTCGATCGATCGCGTGCCGCTCACGGCTGGCACGATCCGGTCGTCGAGCTTTTCGAGCCCGCGCGCGAAAATCTTGGCACGGGTACTCGGGTTCGACGCGCGGGCGGTCAAGACGTGGCGGAGCCAGTTCTTGGGGGTCATAACCATTCCTGTCTGAGATGGGTTCGAACGTGCGGATACCTCACCACTCCGGCCGAACGGCCGGGTAGCGAATCGAAGTTCCGGGCGTGACCGGGCCGGACGCCGGCGCGCCGCTTCGGGCGCGGGAGACGGTCTGCTGACTTTCGAGACGTCAAACGCGGACGGAGGCCACCTCCCTACTGCCAAACTCGGCGGCCGCAAAGGTAACGTGCGTGGACGGGCGCGCCCGGGAGTTTGGGGTGACGTGTCTCCCGACTTCTCGCGCCGCTACGGGCGATCGATGAAATGAACCATACCCGCCAGGGCTAAAGGGAACCTTAAGGATCGACCGAAAGATAAATTTCTGAGAATCCCGTCCGGCGAACATTCGCGATCATTCGCCACCGTCCGTACCCGCGAATTCCCGAGCGGACCGAGCCGCCCCCTCCGACCTCAGACTAACCGCGGACCCCCGGGTCCGACCGCCCGTCGTGACAGGAAGGGGACCGCCGGGACCCCGAAACCGAGGTCCGAGGGAATTTCTGCGCTTTTCGCACCTTGCAGCGTGTTTTCTGACAGTGGACGGACCAGGACATCCCTGCACGGAAAATTGTCGGCTCCGTGGACCGCGTTCCGTCGACGAGCATCGACTTGCATGCAGGGACCGGAACCGGTTTTTGCGCGTCCCGCGTTCAGATCGACCGAGAGATTCGGTCCCGAGAATTGAGGCCGAAGAATGTTCCCGACAGGTCTTCCACGTCCTGAATCGGGATGTTAACGAACTGACATCGGAAGACTCACGCACTGCCTTCGACCCCGGGGTTCTCGCCCCGAGGGAACCCTCACGTCAGTCTCGTCGCTGTACGATCGCGCTCGTCCCGGTGATGCCCTGGATCTTCGCACGGGGTTTCGTCAGGTCGACGAGGATCGGGGATTGGGTCACGACCTCGCTCCGGTTACCCGCGGCGTCGATCGCCGCGAATTTCAGGAAGACTTTGTGCGTACTCATGTTAGCCGGCAACTGCCAGCCGTATGAGCCGGTGTTCGGAAGGCGGTTCGAGACGGCCGGCGGCCCGCCCGGGGTCGCGAGCGTGCCCGCGGTCGCGAGGGTGCCACCATCCGAGTTAACGATCGACTTCCACGGGCCGTTCGGCTGTTCGCTCCATTCGATCGAGATCGGGTCTTTCCCGAAGTTCCGGTCGCTGGCCTCCCAGTGCAGGACCAGCGTGTTGCGCTGGTTCGGGTCCGGGGTCGGCTGGAATGGGCGGATCAACGGCGGGGTCGTGTCCA
This is a stretch of genomic DNA from Fimbriiglobus ruber. It encodes these proteins:
- a CDS encoding peroxidase family protein, with the translated sequence MTPKNWLRHVLTARASNPSTRAKIFARGLEKLDDRIVPAVSGTRSIDETNNNIANPTYGTAGTDLIRLAPVGYADGVSSPALPRTRVPGRSATS